The genomic segment GCGGAGGTTCTGGGTGTCTCGGATATCTTTATCGGTGTGAATGCTGTTGATTACAGCGGTTATCCTGATTGCCGTCCGGAATATATCGCGGCGTTCGAAAACATGGCAAACCTTGCGACTAAAGCCGGTGTCGAGGGAAAAACCCTCATCAAAATAAGAACGCCTCTTATCCATATGTCCAAAGCCGACATTATCAGGCAGGGGATTGAACTGGGCATCGACTATAGTATTACCCATAGCTGTTATGACCCTTTATCGGATGGAAAAGCCTGTGGGCAGTGCGACAGCTGCCTTTTAAGGAAAAAAGGATTCAGAGAGGCGGGGATTCAAGACCCGGCAAAGTATAGTGACTAAAATACCTCCCCACACCCCTGACGATCATGACGTCGTTTATCGGGGAAACAGCGCGTTGTCCGAA from the Deltaproteobacteria bacterium genome contains:
- the queC gene encoding 7-cyano-7-deazaguanine synthase QueC, translating into MSHHKKAIVLSSGGIDSTTVMAIAKSEGYEIFSLSFRYGQRHFVEMDAAQRVALYLGAIKHLIIDIDLRTIGGSALTDDREVPKSRNESEMQQSIPITYVPARNTIFLSYALAWAEVLGVSDIFIGVNAVDYSGYPDCRPEYIAAFENMANLATKAGVEGKTLIKIRTPLIHMSKADIIRQGIELGIDYSITHSCYDPLSDGKACGQCDSCLLRKKGFREAGIQDPAKYSD